One Mycolicibacterium rufum genomic window, GCGTGGCAGCGAGCTGACCGAAGAAGCTGTCGGGATTCGCCGCTGCGAAGGCCTCGAGGCGAGTAGCCCTCCGGTCCTGCGACTTCGCGCTCTGATCGAGGAACACGCTGATCAGCTGCAGCGAAGTTGCCGTAACGATGTACACGGGGCCTTTCGGCTGCGCCGGGAGGTCCGCGAAACTAGGCGCAGCCGGAAGCTGGATCGCCGGCGCCGCATTCGCGGCGACCGGAACAAACGCGGCGCCGACCGCAACGGCGGCAGCAGCGGCAGTCACCTGGAATTTGGTAGCAACGGTGGTCATGTCCCCCCACACTTTCGTTCGGAAATAGTTGCTGGAAGCATCGCACGCTCCTAGGGGCCTGTCAAACGGAATGGCGAAGATTCCTTGCGCGTGTCCGCAACGCGTCGAACCGCGTGTTACCTGCAGATCAACAGAGAAAAGCTATGGCGGTAAGAACTCTCGGGCGACCCGTTCAAGCTGCGCCGCGCGCCGTGAGCGACCGGCCATAGACATTGTTTGCTGACTTCCCGGCTACGGCCGCTTTGTTGAGCAAGTGACCCTTGTGGGGCTCGCCTCATTCATGGCCGTAAGTGAACTCACGGTTTTGAAAACCCCCGGGCTGACGGCCCAGCACCTGCGACGGCCATCTTTCTAAGGGACTTATAAGGGCCGGACGCGACGGGCCGACTGGCCGCCGTTAGCATCAAGCCATGACGAGCGTGACTGAGCCTGCTGCCGAGCACGAGATCGACATCCACACCACTGCGGGGAAGCTCGCCGATCTGCGCAAGCGCGCTGAAGAGGCGCTCCACCCGGTCGGCGAAGAAGCCGTGGACAGGGTGCACGCCAAGGGCAAGCTCACCGCCCGAGAGCGGATCCTCGCGCTGCTTGACGAGGACTCCTTCGTCGAACTCGATGCGCTCGCCAAGCACCGCAGTAAGAACTTCGGTCTGGAGAAGAACCGCCCCACCGGCGACGGCGTGGTCACTGGTTACGGCACCATCGACGGCCGCGACGTCTGCATCTTCAGCCAGGACGCCACCGTGTTCGGTGGCAGCCTCGGTGAGGTCTACGGCGAGAAGATCGTCAAAGTCCAGGAATTGGCCATCAAGACCGGCCGCCCGCTGATCGGCATCAACGACGGTGCCGGCGCCCGCATCCAGGAGGGCGTGGTCTCCCTCGGCCTCTACAGCCGCATCTTCCACAACAACATCAAGGCCTCCGGCGTCATCCCGCAGATCTCGCTGATCATGGGCGCCGCGGCCGGCGGGCACGTCTACTCCCCCGCCCTGACCGACTTCGTCATCATGGTCGACCAGACCAGCCAGATGTTCATCACCGGACCCGACGTCATCAAGACCGTCACCGGTGAAGACGTCACCATGGAGGAACTCGGCGGCGCCCACACCCACATGGCCAAATCAGGCACCGTCCACTACGTCGCCTCGGGCGAGCAGGACGCCCTGGACTACGTGCGCGATCTGCTGTCCTACCTGCCGCCCAACAACTACGCCGAGCCGCCGCGCTACCCGGCGCCGCATCCCGGCCCGATCGAGGAGAGCCTCACCGACGAGGACCTCGAGCTCGACACCCTGATCCCGGATTCCCCGAACCAGCCGTACGACATGCACGAGGTCATCACGCGCATCCTCGACGACGACGAGTTCCTCGAAATTCAGGCCGGTTACGCGCAGAACATCATCGTCGGCTTCGGCCGCGTCGACGGCCGGCCGGTCGGCATCGTGGCGAACCAGCCCACCCAGTTCGCCGGCTGCCTCGACATCAACGCCTCCGAGAAAGCCGCCCGCTTCGTGCGGACCTGCGACTGCTTCAACATCCCGATCGTCATGCTCGTCGACGTCCCAGGCTTCCTGCCCGGCACCGACCAGGAGTACAACGGCATCATCCGGCGCGGCGCCAAGCTGCTCTACGCCTACGGCGAGGCCACCGTCGCCAAGGTCACCGTCATCACCCGCAAGGCCTACGGCGGCGCCTACTGCGTCATGGGCTCCAAGGACATGGGCTGCGACGTCAACGTCGCTTGGCCGACCGCCCAGATCGCCGTGATGGGCGCGTCCGGCGCTGTCGGCTTCGTCTACCGCAAGGACCTCAAGGAAGCCGCACAGAAGGGCGAGGACGTCGACGCGCTGCGACTCGAGCTTCAGCAGCAGTACGAGGACACCCTCGTCAACCCGTATATCGCGGCCGAACGCGGCTACGTCGACGCGGTGATCCCTCCCTCGCACACCCGCGGTTACATCGGCACCGCGCTGCGACTGCTGGAGCGCAAGGTCGTCCAGACCCCGCCGAAAAAGCACGGCAACATCCCGCTCTGACCAATTCGTCTGCCAGACAAGGAGTTCAGCTGTGGACCATGATGCCGACATCGTCGAGGTGTCCGATGCCCGGGACATGACGATCGACGACCCGCCCCAGCCCGACCCGCACTTCCAGATCGTCAAAGGCAACGCCTCTCCAGAGGAGATCGCCGCGCTGGTGACCGTGCTGGCCGGGGCGGGAGGCGCCGGGCACGCCGAACCGGGCCCCCAGGAACTCAATCCCTGGGGCCACCCTGTCGACAAGCTGCGCTACGACGTGACCAGCTGGCAGCGCGTCACGCTGCTAGAGCGGATGCACATGCGACGATGACCCAGTTTGTTCTGGGTTCCGCCTCGGCCGGTCGGCTGCGCGTACTGCGGCAGGCGGGCATCGATCCGTTGGTCGTAGTGTCCGACGTCGATGAGGACGCACTGATCGCGTCGCTAGACCCGGAAACGCCGCCCGAAGCGGTCGTGCTCAAACTTGCCAATGCGAAGGCGGTCGACGTGGCAGCGCAATTGCCAGATGACGTCGCAGTCGACTGCGTCGTGCTGGGCTGCGATTCGATGCTCTACCGGGACGGCAAGCTTTGGGGGAAGCCGGGCAGCGCCTCGGCAGCGCACGCGCAGTGGTTGGCTATGGCGGGGTCCACAGCTCACCTGCTCACCGGGCACGCACTTCTAGCGATTTCGAAGGGCGTAATCGTGCACGCGGACGGCCTGACTGACTCCACTAACGTCCGCTTCGGCACCCCGTCGGAAAGCGAGATCGGAGCCTACGTGGCCAGCGGGGAACCGGCGAACGTGGCTGGTGCCTTCACGATTGACGGCCTCGGTGGATGGTTCGTTGATTGGATTGAAGGGAATCCGTCTAACGTCGTTGGTCTAAGCCTTCCTCATGTGCACCGCATGCTCGCCAGCGCGGGCATTTCCCCTGTTTCGTTTTGGAAGCATTGAGGAGCACGGGGGCCATCGTACTGATTCCGTCGAGCACCGAATGCGGGCGGAG contains:
- a CDS encoding acyl-CoA carboxylase subunit beta, whose product is MTSVTEPAAEHEIDIHTTAGKLADLRKRAEEALHPVGEEAVDRVHAKGKLTARERILALLDEDSFVELDALAKHRSKNFGLEKNRPTGDGVVTGYGTIDGRDVCIFSQDATVFGGSLGEVYGEKIVKVQELAIKTGRPLIGINDGAGARIQEGVVSLGLYSRIFHNNIKASGVIPQISLIMGAAAGGHVYSPALTDFVIMVDQTSQMFITGPDVIKTVTGEDVTMEELGGAHTHMAKSGTVHYVASGEQDALDYVRDLLSYLPPNNYAEPPRYPAPHPGPIEESLTDEDLELDTLIPDSPNQPYDMHEVITRILDDDEFLEIQAGYAQNIIVGFGRVDGRPVGIVANQPTQFAGCLDINASEKAARFVRTCDCFNIPIVMLVDVPGFLPGTDQEYNGIIRRGAKLLYAYGEATVAKVTVITRKAYGGAYCVMGSKDMGCDVNVAWPTAQIAVMGASGAVGFVYRKDLKEAAQKGEDVDALRLELQQQYEDTLVNPYIAAERGYVDAVIPPSHTRGYIGTALRLLERKVVQTPPKKHGNIPL
- a CDS encoding acyl-CoA carboxylase subunit epsilon, with the translated sequence MDHDADIVEVSDARDMTIDDPPQPDPHFQIVKGNASPEEIAALVTVLAGAGGAGHAEPGPQELNPWGHPVDKLRYDVTSWQRVTLLERMHMRR
- a CDS encoding Maf family protein; its protein translation is MTQFVLGSASAGRLRVLRQAGIDPLVVVSDVDEDALIASLDPETPPEAVVLKLANAKAVDVAAQLPDDVAVDCVVLGCDSMLYRDGKLWGKPGSASAAHAQWLAMAGSTAHLLTGHALLAISKGVIVHADGLTDSTNVRFGTPSESEIGAYVASGEPANVAGAFTIDGLGGWFVDWIEGNPSNVVGLSLPHVHRMLASAGISPVSFWKH